The Kosakonia sp. SMBL-WEM22 sequence TTCATTGGTTGGTCGATATGTTCATCAATCCATTCAATCAAGGTCTGAATAATCTGCTGATGGGACATAAAGCTTCCTCTTTCCCGATTCGTCGTTTTGTCTGCGGGCGAGTATAATTCCTCAAGTTAACTTGAGGTAAAGAGGTTTTATGGAAAAGAAAACGCCGCGAATCAAAGCCCTTCTCAGCCCCGGTGAAGTGGCGAAGCGCAGCGGGGTCGCCGTCTCGACGCTGCACTTTTATGAAAGCAAAGGGCTGATAAAAAGTTCACGCAATGCCGGCAATCAGCGGCGTTATCAGCGCGATGTGCTGCGCCATGTGGCGATTATCAAAATCGCGCAGCGTATCGGCATCCCGCTGGCGACCATCGGCGAGGCTTTCGGCGTGCTGCCCGAAGGGCATGCGCTGAGCAAAAAGGAGTGGAAAGCGCTCTCTTCCCAGTGGCGAGAAGAGCTAGACAGACGTATCCATACGCTGGTGGCACTGCGCGACGAGCTGGATGGCTGCATCGGCTGCGGCTGCCTGTCGCGCAGCGACTGCCCGCTACGCAACCCTGGCGACACGCTGGGCAAACAGGGGCCGGGCGCACGGTTGCTGGAAGATGAGTGAAGCTAAAAAAACTAAAGCGCCCGCTGGGGCGCTTTAGTCATTTTCCGGTCATTGTCTTTCGCTCTATCCCGCATCAAAACGGGAGGGTTTCCCCCGACATCAACACCCCTTATGTAGCCACTAAGGTTCCGGCTTGTGATGACACAGTAAGTATAGATGCCCCTCGCTGGTCTGCTCATTTTTTAAGCGTATTCATTATGATTTTTCCGGCGCTTTGCCCGCGCTTCTCTATAGTTAAAACGAATATACATGCGGGAGAGAGTCATGCTTACAGTGCACCATCTGAATCAATCGCGCTCGCAGCGCATCCTCTGGGCGCTGGAAGAGTTGGGCGTTCCCTACAATATCGTGCGTTATCAGCGGCAGAAAAACATGCTGGCCCCGGACGAGCTGAAAAAGATCCATCCGTTGGGAAAATCGCCGGTAGTGGAGGATAACGGCTTTATCCTCGCCGAATCGGGGGCGATCCTCGAATATCTGCAAGAGACCTACGACACCGAGCAGCGCTTCAAGCCGCACGATGCACAGCA is a genomic window containing:
- the soxR gene encoding redox-sensitive transcriptional activator SoxR, whose protein sequence is MEKKTPRIKALLSPGEVAKRSGVAVSTLHFYESKGLIKSSRNAGNQRRYQRDVLRHVAIIKIAQRIGIPLATIGEAFGVLPEGHALSKKEWKALSSQWREELDRRIHTLVALRDELDGCIGCGCLSRSDCPLRNPGDTLGKQGPGARLLEDE